Proteins co-encoded in one Acidovorax sp. 69 genomic window:
- the ppsA gene encoding phosphoenolpyruvate synthase — MSALFSPTALVVPFENLRMTDVEVVGGKNASLGEMISQLPQGVRVPTGFATTAHAFREFLAYDGLAERISAKLKALDTEDVRALAAVGAEIRAMVEAQPFPADLQKAIADEFAQLSAGNPAASFAVRSSATAEDLPDASFAGQQETFLNVVGIDEVMHKMKEVFASLYNDRAISYRVHKGFEHDVVALSAGVQRMVRSDLGAAGVIFTIDTESGFEDVVFVTSSYGLGETVVQGAVNPDEFYVHKPMLKAGKKALIRRNLGSKLIQMVFSTPDEKAQSGKLVKTVDVPTEQRNRYSLTDADVEQLARYALVIEQHYGRPMDIEWGKDGTDGQLYILQARPETVKSQAKGQAELRYKLKGQGTVLAEGRAIGQKIGTGPVRLVHNISEMDKVQPGDVLVTDMTDPNWEPVMKRASAIVTNRGGRTCHAAIIARELGIPAVVGCGNATELLKDGTLVTVSCSEGDTGKIYDGLLETEVTEVLRGEMPPIKTKIMMNVGNPQLAFDFAQLPNEGVGLARLEFIINNNIGVHPKAILDYPQIDADLKKAVESVARGHASPRAFYVDKVAEGVATIAAAFWPKPVIVRLSDFKSNEYRKLIGGSRYEPEEENPMLGFRGAARYISEDFGEAFAMECEALKRVRNDMGLSNVQVMVPFVRTLGQAERVTQLLATHGLQRGKDDLKVIMMCEVPSNAILAERFLEFFDGFSIGSNDLTQLTLGLDRDSGLELLARDFDERDPAVEALIHQAIKACLAQGKYIGICGQGPSDHPDFAQWLAKEGISSISLNPDSVIATWQQLAG; from the coding sequence ATGTCTGCACTTTTCAGCCCGACCGCCCTGGTCGTACCGTTTGAAAACCTGAGAATGACCGATGTCGAGGTCGTTGGCGGTAAAAACGCCAGCCTCGGCGAGATGATCTCCCAGCTTCCGCAGGGCGTGCGCGTGCCTACGGGTTTTGCCACCACCGCCCACGCGTTCCGCGAGTTCCTGGCCTATGACGGCCTGGCCGAGCGCATCAGCGCCAAGCTCAAGGCGCTGGACACGGAAGACGTGCGTGCGCTCGCCGCCGTGGGTGCAGAAATCCGTGCCATGGTCGAGGCCCAGCCTTTCCCGGCCGATCTGCAAAAAGCCATTGCCGACGAATTCGCCCAACTCAGTGCAGGCAACCCCGCTGCCTCGTTTGCCGTGCGCTCTTCAGCCACAGCCGAAGACCTGCCCGATGCCTCGTTCGCTGGCCAGCAGGAAACCTTTCTGAATGTGGTGGGCATTGACGAAGTCATGCACAAGATGAAGGAGGTGTTCGCATCGCTGTACAACGACCGCGCCATCTCTTACCGCGTGCATAAGGGCTTCGAGCACGACGTGGTGGCCCTGTCGGCCGGTGTGCAGCGCATGGTGCGCTCCGACCTGGGCGCTGCGGGCGTGATATTCACCATCGACACCGAGTCCGGTTTCGAAGACGTCGTTTTCGTCACCAGCAGCTATGGGCTGGGCGAGACGGTGGTGCAGGGCGCCGTGAACCCCGACGAGTTCTATGTGCACAAGCCCATGCTTAAGGCGGGCAAGAAAGCATTGATCCGCCGCAATCTGGGCAGCAAGCTGATCCAGATGGTGTTCTCTACCCCCGACGAGAAAGCCCAGAGCGGCAAACTGGTCAAGACAGTGGACGTGCCCACCGAGCAGCGCAACCGCTACTCGCTGACCGATGCCGATGTGGAGCAACTGGCGCGCTACGCGCTGGTGATTGAGCAGCATTACGGCCGCCCCATGGATATCGAATGGGGCAAGGACGGCACTGACGGCCAGCTTTACATCCTGCAGGCACGGCCCGAAACCGTGAAGAGCCAGGCCAAGGGCCAGGCCGAACTGCGTTACAAGCTCAAAGGCCAGGGCACTGTGCTGGCCGAAGGCCGCGCCATTGGCCAGAAGATTGGCACCGGCCCCGTGCGCCTGGTGCACAACATTTCCGAGATGGACAAGGTCCAGCCCGGCGATGTGCTGGTGACCGACATGACCGACCCCAACTGGGAACCGGTGATGAAGCGCGCCAGCGCCATCGTCACCAACCGGGGCGGGCGCACCTGCCACGCCGCCATCATTGCGCGCGAGTTGGGTATCCCGGCGGTAGTGGGCTGTGGGAATGCGACCGAGCTGCTGAAAGACGGCACGCTGGTCACGGTGAGCTGCTCCGAGGGTGACACGGGCAAGATTTATGACGGCTTGCTCGAGACCGAAGTGACCGAAGTGTTGCGCGGAGAAATGCCGCCCATCAAGACCAAAATCATGATGAACGTGGGCAACCCCCAGCTGGCGTTTGACTTTGCCCAACTGCCCAACGAGGGTGTGGGTCTGGCCCGGCTGGAGTTCATCATCAACAACAACATTGGTGTGCACCCCAAGGCCATCCTGGACTACCCGCAGATCGATGCCGACCTGAAAAAGGCGGTGGAATCGGTGGCCCGTGGCCATGCCAGCCCCCGCGCTTTCTATGTGGACAAGGTCGCCGAAGGCGTGGCCACCATTGCCGCCGCATTCTGGCCCAAGCCCGTCATCGTGCGCCTGTCGGACTTCAAGTCCAACGAATACCGCAAGCTGATCGGCGGCAGCCGCTATGAGCCCGAGGAAGAGAACCCGATGCTGGGCTTCCGGGGTGCAGCCCGTTACATCAGCGAAGACTTCGGCGAAGCGTTTGCGATGGAATGCGAAGCCCTGAAGCGTGTGCGCAACGACATGGGCCTGAGCAACGTACAGGTGATGGTGCCGTTTGTGCGCACGCTGGGCCAGGCTGAGCGCGTGACCCAACTGCTGGCCACCCACGGCTTGCAACGTGGCAAGGACGACCTCAAGGTCATCATGATGTGCGAGGTGCCCAGCAACGCCATCCTGGCCGAGCGGTTTCTCGAATTTTTCGATGGTTTCTCCATCGGCTCCAACGACCTCACCCAGCTCACCCTGGGCCTGGACCGCGACTCGGGTCTGGAGTTGCTGGCGCGGGACTTTGACGAACGCGATCCGGCTGTCGAAGCTCTGATCCACCAGGCCATCAAGGCCTGCCTGGCGCAGGGCAAATACATCGGTATCTGCGGCCAGGGCCCCAGCGACCACCCTGACTTTGCGCAGTGGCTGGCCAAGGAAGGCATTTCGTCGATCTCGCTCAACCCCGACAGCGTGATCGCCACCTGGCAACAACTGGCGGGTTGA
- a CDS encoding DUF4212 domain-containing protein, whose product MPLQQPARAHDAEMARPFPPDLHDVRHLRLKAGLLLLWALVSFVATYFARDLQVLVFGGWPLGYWIAAQGAVLVFIGIVVAYGWAMNRFERQDLERLQVPEQPPSTAADRPHG is encoded by the coding sequence ATGCCGTTGCAGCAGCCCGCTCGCGCGCACGATGCAGAAATGGCGCGGCCTTTCCCGCCAGATCTGCACGATGTGCGCCACCTCAGGCTCAAGGCGGGTTTGCTCTTGCTGTGGGCCTTGGTGTCATTCGTGGCGACGTACTTCGCCCGAGACCTGCAGGTGCTGGTGTTTGGCGGCTGGCCCCTGGGCTACTGGATTGCGGCCCAGGGCGCCGTGTTGGTGTTCATTGGCATCGTGGTGGCCTATGGCTGGGCCATGAACCGTTTTGAGCGGCAGGACCTTGAGCGCCTCCAGGTGCCGGAACAGCCCCCTTCCACCGCCGCAGATCGTCCTCATGGCTGA
- a CDS encoding FKBP-type peptidyl-prolyl cis-trans isomerase, with product MALTTTASGLQYEDTTVGEGAEATKGQNVSVHYTGWLYNNGEQGAKFDSSRDRNDAFEFSLGGGMVIKGWDEGVQGMKVGGQRTLIIPAALGYGARGAGGVIPPNATLKFDVELLKVGR from the coding sequence ATGGCATTGACCACCACTGCATCCGGCCTGCAATACGAAGACACCACCGTGGGCGAAGGCGCCGAAGCCACCAAAGGCCAGAACGTGTCGGTGCACTACACCGGCTGGCTGTACAACAACGGCGAACAAGGCGCCAAGTTCGACTCCAGCCGCGACCGCAACGATGCCTTCGAGTTCTCGCTGGGTGGCGGCATGGTCATCAAGGGCTGGGACGAAGGCGTGCAGGGCATGAAGGTGGGCGGCCAGCGCACGCTGATCATCCCCGCCGCCCTGGGCTACGGTGCCCGTGGCGCTGGCGGTGTGATCCCCCCCAATGCCACACTGAAGTTTGATGTGGAACTGCTGAAGGTCGGCCGCTGA
- a CDS encoding helix-turn-helix domain-containing protein: protein MSSKENASINQLFEKLECRYALRVLWALKDGHPQTFRLLQDSVGGITPNTLNTRIKELREAGFVDHGSDGYTVTPSGADLLKRLSDVQAFATRWVAGRAKKV from the coding sequence ATGAGCTCCAAAGAAAATGCTTCCATCAACCAGCTTTTCGAGAAACTCGAATGCCGTTATGCGCTGCGTGTGCTGTGGGCCCTGAAGGATGGTCACCCCCAGACCTTCCGCCTGCTGCAAGATAGCGTGGGAGGCATCACCCCCAACACGCTCAACACCCGCATCAAAGAGCTGCGCGAAGCGGGCTTTGTGGATCACGGCAGCGACGGCTATACCGTCACTCCATCGGGCGCCGACCTGCTCAAGCGTCTGTCGGACGTGCAGGCCTTTGCCACCCGCTGGGTTGCGGGCCGCGCCAAGAAGGTCTGA
- a CDS encoding LysR family transcriptional regulator, with translation MRDLDLQTLRLFAAVCEQRSIARVAEQESIVGSAISKRLAQLEDTVGTPLLLRKRRGVVPTAAGETLLEHARTMLASVVQIERDMSAYATGTRGHVRMLVTASVMAESLADDVAAFLQNPAHRNIQISLEERVSPEVVQGVRDGSASIGICWDAADLSGLETSAYRSDHLAVVAHQSHPVAQMQNVRFADVLAHEFVSMPALSAVQVLLARAAAVEGKVLAHRVLVSNFDAALRVVRANLAISVVPREVAQPFAESAPVRIIPLSDPWAQRRFAICYRSAQWLPPAAQLLVNHLAGLGHP, from the coding sequence ATGCGCGATCTGGATCTGCAGACCCTGCGCCTGTTTGCCGCCGTGTGCGAGCAGCGCAGCATCGCGCGCGTGGCCGAGCAGGAGTCCATCGTGGGTTCGGCCATCAGCAAGCGGCTGGCACAGCTGGAAGACACGGTGGGCACGCCGCTGCTGCTGCGCAAGCGCCGGGGCGTTGTCCCCACTGCTGCCGGAGAAACCTTGCTGGAGCACGCTCGCACCATGCTGGCCAGCGTAGTGCAGATCGAGCGCGATATGTCGGCGTACGCCACCGGCACCCGAGGCCATGTGCGCATGCTGGTCACCGCGTCCGTCATGGCGGAATCGCTGGCCGACGATGTGGCGGCTTTTCTGCAAAATCCTGCACACCGCAACATCCAGATCAGCCTGGAAGAGCGCGTGAGCCCCGAGGTGGTCCAGGGCGTGCGCGACGGCAGTGCCTCCATCGGCATCTGCTGGGACGCGGCCGACCTCTCGGGCCTGGAGACCAGCGCCTACCGCAGCGACCACCTGGCGGTGGTGGCGCACCAGTCGCACCCTGTGGCCCAGATGCAGAACGTGCGGTTTGCCGACGTGCTGGCGCATGAATTTGTCAGCATGCCCGCCCTGAGCGCCGTGCAGGTGCTGCTGGCGCGCGCGGCCGCAGTCGAAGGAAAAGTACTCGCCCACCGGGTGCTGGTGTCCAATTTTGATGCAGCGCTGCGGGTGGTGCGCGCCAACCTCGCCATCAGCGTGGTGCCCCGCGAGGTGGCCCAGCCGTTTGCCGAATCGGCCCCGGTGCGCATCATCCCGCTGAGCGATCCGTGGGCCCAACGGCGCTTCGCCATCTGCTACCGCAGCGCCCAATGGCTACCGCCTGCCGCCCAGTTGCTGGTGAACCATTTGGCAGGGCTCGGGCATCCATAG
- a CDS encoding hydroxymethylglutaryl-CoA lyase — protein MSTSPIPSEQQRAVVREVGLRDGLQSIATVVSTAHKIEWINAAYAAGQREIEVGSFVPARLLPQLADTAEVLAHAKTLQGLVASVLVPNTKGAERALACGADLMVVPLSASHAHSLANLRKTPDEVVAEVARIRALRDAGGHHTLIEGGVGTAFGCTLQGEVAESEVLRLMMALLDAGADRVSLADTVGYADPAAVARLFEKARALVGDRLACAHFHDTRGMGLANVYAAWQAGITRFDACLAGIGGCPHAPGASGNVTTEDLVFMLERMGIVTGIDVAAMLALRQRVAGWLMGETLHGTLWQAGLPQNAAPAALREDATA, from the coding sequence GTGAGCACCTCCCCGATCCCCTCTGAACAGCAGCGCGCCGTGGTTCGTGAAGTGGGCCTGCGCGATGGCCTGCAAAGCATTGCCACCGTGGTCTCCACCGCGCACAAGATCGAGTGGATCAACGCCGCCTATGCCGCAGGCCAGCGCGAGATCGAGGTCGGCTCTTTTGTACCGGCCCGCTTGCTGCCCCAACTGGCCGACACGGCCGAGGTGCTGGCCCATGCCAAGACTTTGCAGGGCCTGGTGGCCTCGGTGCTGGTGCCCAACACCAAAGGTGCCGAGCGCGCGCTGGCGTGCGGTGCCGACCTGATGGTGGTGCCCCTGTCGGCCAGCCATGCCCACAGCCTGGCCAACCTGCGCAAGACGCCCGACGAGGTCGTGGCCGAGGTGGCGCGCATCCGTGCACTGCGCGACGCAGGCGGCCACCACACACTGATTGAAGGCGGCGTGGGCACGGCCTTTGGCTGCACGTTGCAGGGCGAGGTGGCCGAGAGCGAGGTCCTGCGCCTGATGATGGCCCTGCTCGATGCAGGCGCCGACCGTGTGAGCCTGGCCGACACCGTGGGTTATGCCGACCCAGCCGCCGTAGCGCGCCTGTTCGAGAAAGCGCGTGCGTTGGTGGGTGACCGCCTGGCCTGCGCGCATTTCCACGACACGCGCGGCATGGGCCTGGCCAATGTGTATGCGGCCTGGCAGGCGGGCATCACGCGCTTTGATGCCTGCCTGGCGGGCATTGGCGGCTGCCCGCACGCGCCGGGGGCTAGCGGCAACGTCACCACCGAAGACCTGGTGTTCATGCTCGAACGCATGGGCATCGTCACCGGCATCGACGTGGCCGCAATGCTGGCGCTGCGCCAGCGCGTGGCGGGCTGGCTGATGGGCGAGACCCTGCACGGCACGCTCTGGCAGGCGGGGCTGCCGCAGAATGCCGCACCCGCCGCGCTGCGCGAAGACGCCACGGCCTGA
- a CDS encoding CaiB/BaiF CoA-transferase family protein: MNDTPAKPSSPRLPLEGLRVVEFTHMVMGPTCGMVLADLGAEVIKVEPVDGDRTRHLLGAGAGFFPMFNRNKKSIALDLRSPEGLEVARKLAASADVVAQNFKPGVMTKYGLDYAALSQLNPRLIYVNHTGFLPGPYEHRTALDEVVQMMGGLAYMTGRPGDPLRAGSSVNDIMGGMFGAIGAMAALMQRGITGRGQEVDSALFENNVFLVGQHMMQYAVTGQPAAPMPDRISSWAVYDVFSVKDGGQIFLAAVSDAQWQTFCDAMGYADLKADAGLVTNNDRVRARPTLMPVLRERLAEHTADALAAIFERHGLPFAPIRRPEELFDDPHLQATGGLADITLPDGERAGQTAQITLMPLRMAGQRLDVRCDPPRLGQHTAELLQELGYTPDAVGAMQASGAIA; this comes from the coding sequence ATGAACGACACACCCGCCAAGCCCTCGTCCCCCCGCCTGCCGCTCGAAGGTCTGCGTGTGGTGGAGTTCACCCACATGGTCATGGGCCCCACCTGCGGCATGGTGCTGGCCGACCTGGGCGCCGAGGTCATCAAGGTCGAGCCCGTGGACGGCGACCGCACGCGCCACCTGCTGGGTGCGGGCGCTGGCTTCTTCCCCATGTTCAACCGCAACAAGAAAAGCATTGCGCTCGACCTGCGCAGCCCCGAGGGGCTGGAGGTGGCGCGCAAGCTCGCGGCATCGGCCGATGTGGTGGCCCAGAACTTCAAGCCCGGCGTGATGACCAAATACGGCCTCGACTACGCGGCGTTGAGCCAGCTCAACCCGCGCCTCATCTACGTGAACCACACGGGCTTTTTGCCCGGCCCCTACGAGCACCGCACAGCGCTCGATGAGGTGGTGCAGATGATGGGTGGCCTGGCCTACATGACTGGCCGCCCCGGCGACCCGCTGCGCGCGGGCAGCAGCGTGAACGACATCATGGGCGGCATGTTCGGCGCGATCGGTGCGATGGCGGCACTGATGCAGCGCGGCATCACCGGGCGCGGGCAGGAGGTGGATTCGGCCCTGTTCGAGAACAACGTGTTCCTGGTCGGCCAGCACATGATGCAGTACGCCGTCACTGGGCAACCCGCTGCCCCCATGCCCGACCGCATTTCGTCCTGGGCGGTGTATGACGTGTTCAGCGTGAAGGATGGCGGGCAGATTTTTCTGGCCGCCGTGAGCGATGCGCAGTGGCAGACCTTTTGTGATGCCATGGGCTATGCCGACCTGAAGGCCGACGCAGGCCTTGTCACCAACAACGACCGCGTGCGCGCCCGCCCCACGCTGATGCCCGTGCTGCGCGAGCGCCTGGCCGAGCACACGGCCGACGCACTGGCCGCCATCTTCGAGCGACACGGCCTGCCGTTTGCGCCCATCCGCCGGCCCGAAGAACTGTTTGATGACCCGCACCTGCAAGCCACGGGCGGCCTGGCCGACATCACGCTGCCTGACGGCGAGCGCGCCGGGCAGACGGCCCAGATCACGCTGATGCCACTGCGCATGGCCGGCCAGCGGCTGGATGTGCGCTGCGACCCGCCGCGCCTGGGCCAGCACACGGCCGAGCTGCTGCAAGAGCTGGGTTACACGCCCGATGCAGTGGGTGCCATGCAGGCATCAGGGGCCATCGCCTGA
- a CDS encoding tripartite tricarboxylate transporter substrate binding protein: MPHITATTDSLHAAPSADGLLTRRQALATGAAALGAAAWGLPRMARAQGDGKPLRVILPLSAGSGADGAIRAISTSLAKALGQPVVIENLPGAGGITGTTQIVRAPKDGSVIGVVSNNHVVNPSVYKNIPFDSLADITPITILGATPFVLVAHPSLPAKTVQELIALAKAKPGVLNYGSSGNGTILHLGAAMFVDQAKLDIKHIPYRGMGPLMNDILGGQVQLGVVAVAPAAAHIKAGTLRALGVTTATRVAGLPGVPTIAEQGLPGFELDGWIAPIAPAGLPKAELARLYNGFKAAMEMPEARDALMAQGYEIKLTPPEPAAAFFRSEAARMAQVVKNANVKID, from the coding sequence ATGCCCCACATCACCGCCACCACGGATTCGCTCCACGCCGCGCCGAGCGCCGACGGGCTTCTCACGCGCCGCCAGGCGCTGGCCACCGGCGCGGCCGCGCTGGGCGCCGCAGCCTGGGGCCTGCCCCGCATGGCGCGTGCCCAGGGCGACGGCAAGCCGCTGCGCGTGATCCTGCCGCTGTCAGCGGGCTCGGGGGCCGACGGCGCCATCCGCGCCATCAGCACCAGCCTGGCCAAGGCGCTGGGCCAGCCGGTGGTCATCGAGAACCTGCCGGGCGCGGGCGGCATCACGGGAACCACGCAGATCGTGCGTGCGCCCAAGGACGGCTCGGTGATCGGCGTGGTGTCCAACAACCACGTGGTCAACCCCAGTGTGTACAAGAACATCCCGTTCGATTCGCTCGCCGACATCACGCCCATCACCATCCTGGGCGCCACGCCCTTTGTGCTGGTGGCGCACCCGTCGTTGCCCGCCAAGACGGTGCAGGAGCTGATCGCCCTGGCCAAGGCCAAACCGGGGGTGCTCAACTATGGCTCGTCGGGCAATGGCACCATCCTGCACCTGGGTGCAGCCATGTTCGTGGACCAGGCCAAGCTTGACATCAAGCACATCCCCTACCGGGGCATGGGCCCGCTCATGAACGACATTCTGGGGGGCCAGGTGCAGCTGGGCGTGGTGGCCGTGGCGCCTGCCGCCGCGCACATCAAGGCTGGCACGCTGCGCGCCTTGGGCGTGACCACGGCCACCCGCGTGGCGGGGTTGCCCGGCGTGCCCACCATTGCCGAGCAGGGCCTGCCGGGCTTTGAGCTGGATGGCTGGATCGCGCCCATCGCCCCCGCCGGTCTGCCCAAGGCCGAGCTGGCGCGCCTGTACAACGGCTTCAAGGCCGCCATGGAAATGCCCGAGGCGCGCGATGCGCTGATGGCCCAGGGCTATGAAATCAAGCTCACCCCGCCTGAGCCCGCGGCGGCGTTCTTTCGCAGCGAAGCGGCCCGCATGGCCCAGGTGGTCAAGAACGCGAACGTGAAGATCGACTGA
- a CDS encoding methyl-accepting chemotaxis protein encodes MKMSNHSIGARMATALGLVLALLLGAALFGISALYRTLGTYDTTVQARVAQERAVSRMESEFKTQVLEWKNTLLRGEDSRKRELHWAAFQASEKRVADAAKALEPQLADAQEKAALQKFTQAHTQMAQGYRKGFEVFQSLGFVPSAGDADVADIDQGPAKLLTALGEQVAASSTDIAQQAGQDAKQALVSSLAALALVTALGGCAGWLLTRSVVRPLRVAVSVAHKVAAGDLTSTIEVEGKDEPARLLEALRAMQDHLENVVSGVRSNAEGVANASAEIAQGNADLSLRTEEQASSLDETTSSMQQLQATVQQNASNAQRANELARNGATVAQRGGDVVTQMVAVVQGIQDSSRRIADIIGVIDGIAFQTNILALNAAVEAARAGEQGRGFAVVANEVRNLATRSASAAREIKELIQTSVERVQAGSDLARNAGTTMTEVVSSIQGVSALMEEISQASAAQTSDMLRVTQAIVRMDEATQQNAALVEESAAAAGSLSGQAHQLVEAVEVFRVRNQQRHALPAPRG; translated from the coding sequence ATGAAAATGTCCAACCACTCCATCGGCGCACGCATGGCCACCGCACTGGGCCTGGTGCTGGCGCTCCTGCTGGGGGCCGCGCTGTTCGGCATCTCGGCGCTGTACCGCACGCTGGGCACCTACGACACCACCGTGCAGGCACGTGTGGCCCAAGAGCGCGCCGTGAGCCGCATGGAAAGCGAGTTCAAGACCCAGGTGCTGGAGTGGAAAAACACCCTGCTGCGTGGCGAAGACTCTCGCAAGCGTGAACTGCACTGGGCCGCCTTCCAAGCCAGCGAAAAGCGCGTGGCAGATGCCGCCAAGGCGCTGGAGCCGCAACTGGCCGACGCCCAGGAAAAAGCAGCCCTGCAGAAGTTCACCCAGGCACACACCCAGATGGCGCAGGGCTATCGCAAGGGCTTTGAGGTGTTCCAGTCGCTGGGCTTCGTGCCATCTGCAGGCGATGCGGATGTGGCCGACATTGATCAGGGCCCTGCCAAGCTGCTGACGGCCTTGGGCGAACAGGTGGCGGCCAGCAGCACCGACATCGCCCAGCAGGCCGGGCAGGATGCGAAACAAGCCCTGGTGAGCAGCTTGGCGGCGCTGGCGTTGGTGACCGCGCTGGGCGGCTGTGCTGGCTGGTTGCTGACCCGCTCGGTCGTGCGCCCCCTGCGTGTGGCTGTGTCGGTCGCGCACAAGGTGGCGGCCGGAGACCTCACCTCCACCATCGAGGTGGAAGGCAAGGACGAGCCCGCGCGCCTGCTGGAGGCCCTGCGCGCCATGCAGGACCACCTGGAAAACGTGGTCTCGGGCGTGCGCAGCAATGCAGAAGGTGTGGCCAACGCCAGCGCCGAGATCGCCCAGGGCAACGCCGACCTGAGCCTGCGCACCGAAGAGCAGGCGTCCTCCCTGGACGAGACCACGTCCTCCATGCAGCAATTGCAAGCCACGGTGCAGCAAAACGCTTCCAATGCCCAACGCGCCAACGAGCTGGCCCGCAATGGCGCCACCGTGGCGCAGCGCGGTGGCGACGTGGTCACGCAGATGGTCGCGGTGGTGCAGGGCATTCAGGACAGTTCGCGCCGCATTGCCGACATCATTGGTGTCATCGACGGCATTGCGTTTCAGACCAACATCCTGGCCCTCAATGCTGCCGTGGAGGCCGCCCGTGCCGGTGAGCAAGGCCGCGGCTTTGCCGTGGTGGCGAACGAGGTGCGCAATCTGGCCACCCGCAGCGCCAGCGCGGCGCGCGAAATCAAGGAACTCATCCAGACCAGTGTGGAGCGCGTGCAAGCCGGCTCGGACCTCGCCCGCAATGCGGGCACCACGATGACGGAAGTCGTGTCGTCCATCCAGGGCGTGAGCGCCCTGATGGAGGAAATCAGCCAGGCCAGTGCCGCGCAAACCAGCGACATGTTGCGTGTCACGCAAGCCATCGTGCGCATGGACGAAGCCACGCAACAAAACGCGGCGCTTGTGGAAGAAAGCGCAGCCGCCGCAGGCAGCCTGAGCGGACAAGCACACCAGCTGGTGGAGGCTGTGGAAGTGTTTCGCGTGCGAAACCAGCAGCGACACGCCTTGCCCGCACCGCGCGGTTGA
- a CDS encoding tripartite tricarboxylate transporter substrate binding protein: MNHITRRKALTQAALTTAAWTAFGPSAWAQQGNAAAPRPAAPTKAPKLAATLRIVIPANPGGGWDQTGRALGAALTAVGAADQVEYENIGGKGGTIGLAKYAEKYGNDANTLLMGGMVMVGAVALQKPAVDMTHIQPIARLTSDYLVAAVAAKSPIKTTKDLADAMRADLKAVPVAGGSAGGVDHIFAGVLARAAKANPEGLVYKPFPGGAEVVDALMSGGAAMGLSGYSEFSDAIAAGKLRAIGVSSRRSVFGLPAFREQGLDAAMANWRGVFTGKGIPAVRVAEMLSAVEAATTHESWLRTLKQNRWDPSWLTGKDLAEFMELDLTTARVMVYLLKLKA, encoded by the coding sequence ATGAATCACATCACCCGCCGCAAGGCACTGACACAAGCTGCCCTCACGACGGCGGCCTGGACTGCATTTGGACCCAGTGCATGGGCACAACAAGGCAACGCGGCGGCACCTCGCCCCGCAGCGCCCACCAAGGCACCCAAGCTGGCGGCCACGCTGCGCATCGTGATTCCCGCCAACCCCGGTGGCGGCTGGGACCAGACTGGGCGCGCACTGGGAGCTGCCTTGACCGCCGTAGGGGCTGCCGACCAGGTGGAGTATGAAAACATCGGCGGCAAAGGCGGCACCATCGGACTGGCCAAGTACGCCGAAAAATACGGCAATGACGCCAACACGCTGCTGATGGGCGGCATGGTGATGGTGGGCGCTGTCGCACTGCAAAAGCCTGCGGTGGACATGACCCACATACAGCCCATCGCACGCCTGACCAGCGACTACCTGGTGGCTGCCGTGGCGGCCAAGTCCCCCATCAAGACCACCAAAGACCTTGCAGATGCCATGCGCGCAGACCTGAAGGCTGTGCCTGTGGCGGGCGGCTCGGCAGGTGGTGTGGACCATATCTTTGCCGGGGTGCTGGCACGCGCCGCCAAGGCCAACCCCGAAGGCCTGGTCTACAAGCCGTTTCCAGGGGGCGCAGAAGTGGTCGATGCCCTGATGTCCGGCGGCGCCGCCATGGGCTTGTCGGGCTACAGCGAGTTCAGCGATGCCATCGCAGCGGGCAAGCTCAGGGCCATCGGTGTCTCCTCGCGCCGCAGTGTTTTTGGCCTGCCCGCATTCCGCGAGCAGGGACTGGACGCTGCGATGGCCAATTGGCGCGGCGTCTTCACCGGCAAAGGCATCCCCGCCGTACGCGTAGCGGAGATGTTGAGCGCGGTCGAGGCGGCCACCACCCATGAGTCCTGGTTGCGCACACTCAAACAGAACCGGTGGGATCCCTCCTGGCTCACCGGCAAGGATTTGGCGGAGTTCATGGAACTGGACCTCACCACGGCGCGGGTGATGGTCTATCTGCTCAAGCTCAAGGCCTGA